From Sinorhizobium sp. B11:
GATGAGGCCCGTCGCATCTCAAGCGAGCGGGGTTGGAAGGTGAGAGTGCTTTCACCCGACCTTCCCGGTCAATGGTATGTTGATGGGGCAGAGGTTAATCTTTTCGTCTGCGATAACAACAACAAGATTGCCAGCGTTTCAAAAACTCGAGATGGAGGCGTTGATGAGTTCGCCTCGATCGTGTCCTATTCATTTACATCCAAATATGGTCAACCGAAGACGACAGTCGTGGCGTTTCCGCTCGGACAAACCACTGTCTCAAGTATCGATTCAACATTCGCCCCTTCCGAAGGCGAGTCTGTTCGGGTGCAACTCCAAAGTATCGGAGGGCACTCAAGAATTACTGTGCACCGCGCTTCTGAAACACCGTGCCCAGCGGAAAACGGACCCCGCTAATCAGTTATCTCCCACCACCCCATCATCAAATGGCGGTGCGCCCTCTCAAGATCTCACCGGAAAATACCGCACATAGGCGAATTCCTCGCCATCCGGCGACCAGTTCGGCACGTTGATCGTGCCCTGCCCGCCAAAAAGCTCGAACAGTTCCGTCAGGTTGCCGCCATCCATGTCCATCATCCTGAGGCGCACATTGAGATCGCGCGGATGATCGAAAACGTCGGGGTCGTAGGAAAGGATCAGCACCTTGTCATTGTCCGGTGATGGATGGGCGAACCAGTTGCCGTAATTGTCCGATGTCACCTGCTGGAGACCCGTGCCATCGGGGTGGATGCGCCAGATCTGCATCAGCCCGGTACGGCTCGAATTGAAATAGATCCACTGCCCGTCGGCCGACCAGTCCGGCCCGTCGTTGCGGCCCTCGCCATGCGTCAGCCGCTTCTCCTCACCACCATTGACCGAGATCGTATAGATATCGAAGACGTCGTTGCGGATACCGCAATAGGCAAGCTCGCGCCCGTCTGGCGACCAGCCGTGCCAGTAGGAGGGCAGGTTCCTGGTGATCAGACGCGGCTTGCCGCCTTCGATCGGCAGGATGTAGATCGCCGACTTGCCGAATTCGGTCTTGTCGGAAATGACGATCTGCTCGCCATCGGGCGATATGCCGTGGTCGTTGTTGCAATGGACCGCAAAGCCGGTATCGACACGCTCCACCAGGTCGCTGCCATCGAGACGCAGGCGATAGAGCAGCCCGTCGCCATTGATCAGCAGATAGGCGCCGTCGCGCGAGAAATTCGGCGCCTCGACCAGCGCTTCCGTCTGCCAGATGACACGGCTTTCGCCCCGCCGCACATTGTAGATTTCAACTGAGCTGCGCATTCATCCCTCCCAGATATTTGAAGCGTCTCAGCGATCCCGGAACCGGTTGGTGATCGGGTAGCGCCGGTCGCGGCCGAAATTCTTCTTCGTGATCTTCACGCCCGGTGCCGACTGGCGGCGCTTGTATTCGGCGAGATAGAGCAGATGCTCGATGCGGTGCACCGTCTCGACGTCATGGCCGCGCGCCACGATCTCCTCGACCGCCATTTCCCGTTCGACCAGGCATTCAAGAATGTCGTCGAGCGCTGGATAAGGCGGCAGCGAATCCTGGTCCTTCTGATCCGGGCGAAGTTCGGCCGACGGTGCCTTGTCGATGATGTTTTGCGGAATGACCACGCCCGAAGGGCCGAGCGCATCCGGCGGCACATTCTCGTTGCGCCAGCGGGCGAGCGCATAGACCTGCATCTTGTAGAGGTCCTTGATCGGGTTGAAGCCGCCGTTCATGTCGCCGTAGAGCGTCGCATAGCCGACCGACATTTCCGACTTGTTGCCGGTGGTGACGACCATCGAGCCGAACTTGTTGGAGATCGCCATGAGGATGACGCCGCGGGCGCGGCTCTGCAGGTTTTCCTCGGTGATGCCGCTGTCTGTGCCCTCGAAGAGATTCGAGAGTGCGGATGAAAAGCCAGCAACCGGTTCTTCGATCGGAACGATGTCATAGCGGCAGCCAAGCGCCTTGGCGCAATCAGCGGCGTCCTTGAACGAATCCTCCGATGTATAGCGGTATGGCAGCATCACCGTGCGCACCCGCTCTTCGCCGAGCGCATCGACGGCAATCGCCGCGCAGATCGCCGAATCGATGCCGCCGGAAAGCCCGAGCACGACATTCTTGAAGCCGTTCTTGTTCACATAGTCGCGGAAACCGAGCAGGCAGGCGCGGTAGTCGGCTTCTTCGCTCTCGGGTATGCGCGCCATCGGCCCTTGCGAGCAATGCCAGCCGTTTTCGGTGCGTTTCCAGGTCGTCACGGCCAGTGCCGTTTCGAACTGGCTGAGCTGGAAGGCGAGCGACTTGTCGGCATTGAAGGCAAAGCTTGCGCCATCGAAGACGAGCTCGTCCTGGCCGCCGAGCTGGGCGGCATAGACCATCGGCAGCCCGGTTTCGATTACCTGCTTCAGCACGACCTGATGGCGGATATCGACCTTGCCGCGATAATAGGGCGAACCGTTCGGCACGAGCAGGATTTCCGCCCCGCTTTCGGCCAGCGTCTCGCAGACGCCGAGATCGCCCCAGATATCTTCGCAGATCGGAATGCCGATGCGAACGCCGCGGAAATTCACCGGCCCCGGCATGGCGCCCTGGTCGAAGACGCGCTTCTCGTCGAACTCGCCATAGTTGGGCAGGTCGATCTTGTCTCTGACGGCGATCACCTTGCCGCCGTCGAGCACGGCGATGGAATTGTAGCGGCCCGTCTCGTCCTGGCGCGGGAAGCCGATGACGATGCCCGGTCCGCCATCGGCGGTATCGGCCGCAAGGCTTTCCACCGCTTTCCAGCAGGCGTGGATGAAAGCTGGCTTCAGAACGAGGTCTTCCGGCGGGTAACCGGAGATGAAAAGCTCGGTCATCATGAGGATATGCGCGCCCTGGCGGGCTGCATCAGCACGCGCCTCGCGCACCTTGGCAAGGTTTCCGGCGACATCGCCCACCGTGGGGTTCAGCTGGGCGATGGCGATGTCGAACGTATGGGAGAGAGCGTTTTCCTGTGTCATGTCATTCATTTAATCCGCCCCTTCGTGCACCGCAATAAGCGGCGTCAAAAGCCGTAACGATCTGCGGCGAAAAATTTATGAATGCTGACTCACACTTCTGTTTGCCTTGCGCGACGCCGATACGCATTGCAATTTGCAGCAGTGGCGGAATACTGCGCGCCAATTCGATCCATTCCCGGGACAATGCCATGTATAATCTTCCGAATTTCGTCCACCTGCATTTCGGCAAATCGGCCGAAGAACTGGGTGACATCGAAAAGCGCGTGCTGGCCAAGGCACATGAGCGCAAGATCATCTCCACCGACATCAACGCTGCCATTGCTGCCGAATCTTCCGTCGGCCAGCGGTTGGCGGATGGCATCGCCCGCGTCGGCGGCTCATGGTCTTTCATCCTCGCCTTCCTCGCCTTCCTCCTGATCTGGACGGTCATCAATACGGTCATCCTGATGACCCGCGCCTTCGACCCCTATCCCTTCGTTTTCCTGAACCTGATCCTCTCCATGCTCGCCGCCATCCAGGCGCCGATCATCATGATGTCGCAGAACCGTCAGGCTGAACGCGACCGTTTCGAAGCGGCCAAGGATTACGAGGTGAACCTGAAGGCTGAACTGGAGGTGCTCTCGCTGCATCAGAAGATCGACATGCGGGTTCTGACGGAACTGACCGCGCTGCGCGAAGACGTCTCCCGGCTGAACGCCATCCTTGGGGAACGCGGACAGGCTTGACGCCGCTAAAATAGCGTGGCCTTAAACATCTGAAATCCCCTTGCAATTCCCGCCCTGCCGCTGCGTTTCATTTGACAGGGCGCTGCCATTGGGATCAACCTGCCGGCACCACGCAAGGGGCCGGGTTTGGAAGAAGAGTTTCACTTCGGCGCATTTTCGATCGTGCCCGCCAGGCGCAGCCTGATGCGGGACGGTTCTGCCGTGCCGCTCGGTAGCCGCGCCATCGACATACTCCTGTTTCTGCTCCATCATCCGGGCGAGTTGAAGACCAATGCCGAGATCGTCAGGCAGGTCTGGCCTGAGACTTTCGTGGATGAGGCCAATTTGCGCGTCCATGTTTCGGCGCTGCGCAAGGCATTGGGCGACGTCAGGCGCGAGCCGCAGTTCATCGCCAATGTGCCGGGCCGCGGCTATACGTTCATCGCTCCCGTCAACCGCCGCAGCAATGGCGCTGAGCCTGCCGCCGCCTCACCGATACCTCAGAAATCCCGTCCGGAACGCCTGCCTGGGCGCATCTTCGGCCGCGAACAGACGATCGCGGCCGTGGCCGGACAGCTTGCCAAGAGCCGGCTGGTGACGATTGCCGGTCCTGGCGGCATCGGCAAGTCCACCGTCGCCCGCGCCCTGATTGCGCGCGGCGGCTTCGAAGGCGAAATCGTCTGGATCGACCTGTCGGAAGTCGCGACCGGAAATCTTGTGCCCACCGTCTTGGCGTCTGCGCTCGGCATCCTCTCCCGCAGCGATGACATCGTCAGGGAAATCGCCGTCCATCTGCAGCCACGCAACCTCCTGCTCGTGCTGGATAGCTGCGAGCATGTCGTGGCCGATATCGCCGAGCTTGCCGAGGATCTGCTCGCGGAAGCGCCCGATCTGCATATCCTCGCCACCAGCCGTGAGCCGCTGCGCGCCGATGGCGAACGCGTTCACCGCCTGCTGCCCCTCGACCTGCCGGCGTCAGGCGTGACGGCGGAAGCTGCTCTCGTCTCGCCCGCCGTCCAGCTCTTCGTCGAACGCGCCGATGCCTGCCTCGGCGGTTACGAACTGACGGATGAGGATGCCACCGATGTCGTCGATATCTGCACGAGGCTCGACGGTATCGCGCTGGCAATCGAGCTTGCGGCCGGCAGGCTGGAGGCGATGGGCATTGCCGCCCTCTCCCGCTCGCTGTCCGACTGTTTCCGGGTATTGACCCGCGGCCGGCGCACGGCCCTGCCGCGCCACCAGACGCTGCGCGCCACGCTCGACTGGAGCTATCTCATCCTGTCGCCGCAGGAGCAGCAGGCCCTGCGCGAACTCTCCGTCTTCCGCGGCCGCTTCAGTGGCAGGGCCGCAGGTGCCGTGCTCTCCGGCAGCGAGCCAGAGGATCTGCTTGCCGCCCTTGTCGCCAAATCGCTGGTCGTGGTCGAGAACGCGACCGACGAAACGCTTTACCGGTTGCTGGATACGACGCGCCTCTATGCCGGTGAGAAGCTTGGCGCATCGGGCGAACTCCCCGGCGCCATGGCCCGCTTCTCCACTCATCTCTCCGTCGCGCTCGAAAGCGCCGAGCAGGATCTCTACGCCGCCCTGCCGGAGGAATGGCCTGACGATTTCGCCCAGCAGGTTCCGGGTTTGCGCGCAGCCGTCGACTGGGCCTTCGGTCCATCCGGCGACGCGTTGCTCGGCGTGCGCCTGACGGTCGCTGCCCTGCCACTCTTCTTCCGCCTGTCGCTGCTTGACGAATGCCTGGCGGCGCTGACCCATGCGATCGCCTTTCTCGATGCCCGCCACGGCCTGGATGAGAGGAGCCGCATGAAGCTCTATGCCGCACTGGGCTGGCCGCAGCTGCGCGCCACCCATGCGCCGGAACTTGGCGTCGCTGCCTGGACGACCGCCAGGCGCATTGCCGAGGAGCTCGGCGATATCGACCATCAGTTGCGCGCCATCTGGGCGCTCTGGGTCGACATGCTGAACCGCGCCGAGCCGCGCCAGGGACTGGAGCTGGCGGCGCGTTTTGCAGCCCTTGCTCCCTCCTCCTCCGATCCGAGCGATATTATCATCGGCAGGCGCATGAGGGCCGCAACGCTGCACTGGCTCGGCCGCCATGCCGAAGCCCGCGATGAGCTTCTGGCCATGCTGGCCGACTACGAGCATGTGCCGCAGGCGCGCCACTCCGTACGCTTCCAGTTCGACCAGCGCGTGACGGCGCGCATCATCCTGGCCCGTTGCCTCTGGATGTCGGGCGACGAGAAGGCCGCGCTGGACGAGGTCGAAGAGACCATGCGCTACGCCCGCGAGATCGGCCACAACCATTCGATCAGCAATCTGCTCGCCGAAGCCGTCTGCCCGCTTGCGCTTCACTCCGGCAATGACGAAGAAGCCGCGAACGCGATCCGGCTGCTGCGCGACCATACCAAGGCCCTGTCGCTCGATGTCTGGCACACCTATGCCGATGGATTCGAAGCGGAGCTGCATCTGCATGCCGGCGAATACCGGCTCTGTCTCGCAAAGCTGCGTCCGGCGATGGATATCCTCGATCGCGCCGGATTCAATCTCTTCCGCACCTACTTCCAGTCCATCGAGGCGCAAGCCCTCTCCGGCCTCGGCCAGCATATAGAGGCCGGCAGCGTAATCGATGCTGCACTTGTCCATTGCGATGTCTCGGGCGAGCGCTGGTGCCTGCCCGAACTCCTGCGGGTGAAAGCGCTGGTCACCGCAAAGGGACAAGGCCCGGACGCACTGGATGCCGCTTCGGCGATCCTCGAAGTGGCACGCACAGCTGCAAGACAGGATCGCGCCGCCGGCTGGGAACGTCGCATCAACCTCGATCTCGAAGCCCTCGGTCATGAGCCGGCGCAGCTTTCGGGTGCTGCAGGCTGACCCCTTTACACCGATTTACAACGATCAACTCGTCCGCCACTCGCCATCCGTGCATCATTGCCCTTCAAGAGGAGCATGCCATGGACGGCGACATACCCATCCGTATTCTGATCGTTCTCGCCATGGATGGAGATAGAAGCGAGGTCCGGATCTCATGCCTCGCGCCGGCCTATTATCTCTTCAGAGACGCACATGCAGAGGTCGTCCTGGCAACCCCGTCGGGCGGATTCCCTGATCTGACCAGCGAATTGCGTCAGACCACGCATCCGGAACCATCGACCCGCCGCTTCCTCGCCGACCGCGCTGCCCGAGATGATCTCGCCGATACGCTACATCTCGGCCAGATCGTGACGGAGGATTTCGATGCTGCCTTCTGTATCGGTCTTTCCGGCCCGCTCTGGTTGGCCGATGGCGTTGCAGCCACGATCCGTACTTTCCTGACCTCGGGCAAGCCCGTCGCCATCGTACCCGGCAGGCATCTGGACATAACACCTGAAGGTGCTTCCGCCGGTCTTCTGATCCTCGGTGATAGCGAATCCTCTCCGCTTCTTTCGGCCCATGCCTTGCTCAAGGTGGCGCTGGAACGGCGCAACGCCCGGGCTCCGGCCGACTGAAAGCCTCTCTCAGAGTTTGCAAAGAAACATTTGCAAAGAATCGTTTGTGATATTAGGCTGTCGTCATGAAACCGCCAGTCCCTACACAAGCGTCAGCCACCTCGCGTAACGTCCGCGAGATCGTTCCCGATGTCACCGCTCTGAAGGCGCTCGCCCATCCGGTACGCCTGCGCATGCTCGGCATGCTGCGCATCGATGGTCCCGCAACGGCAACCCAGCTTGCCGCGCGCCTCGGCCTAAACAGTGGTGCCACGAGCTACCACCTGCGCCAGCTCGCCCAATATGGTTTCATCGAGGACGCGCCTGCGACATCGCGCCGGGATCGCTGGTGGAAGGCTTCCCACGAGATCACCTCGGTGCGACCGGCGGAAAGCGAAGGTGAGGCTTTCGACATGGACGTCGCCTTCGCGCAGGCGATACTCTCCCAGCAGGTCGGCCAGATGCAGAAGGCCGCCGAGGAATATGCCGAACTGCCGCTCGAATGGCGCAAGGCCAGCACCGCAAGCGACATCGTCATTCGCTTGACCGCCGAGAAAGCCGAAGCCCTGACGACGCGGCTGAACGAGTTTCTCATGGAAGCGATGCGTGAAGCCCCGGCCCTTGGCGAGCCACTGCCCGCCGACACGGTGCCTTTCACTGTCATGCTGCACGCCTTTCCCTATCCGGGCCGCCTGCCGTATGGCGAGGAAGAGAGCGAGCCATGAGCCGCAGCCCCTTTGTCGCGCTCGCAGTTGCAGAAATGCTCTCCCTTTCGGGCACGCGCCTCTCGGGCATCGCCATTCCCTGGTTGGTACTGAGCACCACAGGCAGCGCCATGCTGACCGGCATCGTCGCTATGATGGAAATGCTGCCCTATGTCGTCGCCAAGGCGCTCGGCGGCCCCATGATCGATCGTGTCGGCCCCAAACGCGTTGCCATCATCTGCGACAGCGCCTCGGTGATCACGGTCGGTCTCGTGCCGCTCCTGCATCTCCTCGACCTGCTCACCATGCCGATCCTACTGCCGACTGTCTTTGTCATGGGGGTGCTGCGCGGCCCCTCCGATGCTGCAAAACAATCCATGGTCCCCGATATTGCCGGGCTTGCCGCCGTACCGCTGGAACGCGTGACCGGGGTCATCGGCGTCATCGACCGCCTCGCATCGACGGTGGGTGCGGCAGGTGCCGGTGGGCTGATTGCCCTTGTCGGGCCGAGCCAGGCGCTGGTGGTCAACGCCGTCACCTTCGCCGCTTCCGCGCTGATCGTCGCTATCGGCATTCCTGCAATTCGGCATGCAGTGAAGTCCGCAGCATCCGGCATCAAGGCCTATGGGCGGGAACTCGCGGAAGGCTGGCACTTCATGCGGCGTGATGCCGTGCTCGTCGCAATCGTGCTGATGGTAGCGACCACCAACTTGCTCGATCAGGCCTACTATGTCGTCCTGGTTCCGGTCTGGACCCAGGGGGCCGGCCATGGCCCGGCCCTGCTCGGAACCCTGTTTGCCGTCTTCTCCTGTGCGTCGATGATCGGCGCTGCGATTGCCGCCATGATCAGCGAGCGCCTACCGCGGCTTGCCGTCTACACGGTCGCCTTTCTGTTGACGGGTTTCCCCCGCTTCCTGGTCTTTGCAATGGACTCCCCACTCGCCCTGATCTTCGCGATCCTCGCCATCGGCGGCTTCGCCTCGGGCTTCCTCAATCCCATTCTCACGGCTGTGCTTTTCGAGCGCATCCCGAAGCCGCTGATGGGGCGCGTCACCTCGCTGAATGCCGCACTCTGCTGGGCGCTCATTCCCTTCGGCGGCCTTGTCGGCGGCGCGCTGATCGATGGCTTCGGCCTCTCGGCCGCACTTTTCCTGACGGGCCTTGCCTATCTCGTGACGACGCTTGCACCGCTGGCACATCGCAGTTTCCGCGGCTTCGACAAGAGGCGGGCGGGTGACGTCGCGATCTCCTGAACAGATCGCAAGCGGTGCATGGGCAAAGGTGCCTGTTTCCGCTATTCGGTCACGAGCGAACCATGCCCGGGGGACGACGATGCCGATTTCAGAGGAAATCCCGCTTGCCGGCGGCAATGTCAATGCCGGCGTTGTCAGGGTTGGCAATACTGTCCGCCGTGCGATCGGCCCAAACAGCGGCAATGTCCACAAGCTCCTGGAGCAACTGGAGAGGCGAGGCTATGGCCATGCCCCGCGCTTCCTTGGCATCGATGCCAGCGGAAGAGAAATCCTCTCTTACATGGCGGGTTCTGCGACGATGCCGGACACGCTCTGGACGAATGATGCCGCGCTCGTCGAAGCCGTGGGCATGCTGCGGCAATTCCATGACGCGACGAAAGACCTTGATTTCGTACCCGATGGCAATTGGGCCTACACCTACCCCGTTGCCGACCGCAACGACGTGATCTGCCACAATGATTTCGCACCCTATAACATGATCTTCCGGGACGGCCTTCCGATCGCGATCATCGATTTCGATCTGGCGGGCCCGGGTCCGCATTTGCGAGACCTCGCCTACCTTGCATATTGGTTTGCCCCGCTTTCCTTTTCCTCCGAAGACCTGGCCGAGCACGCCGCCCGCGAACTTGCTTCCGGCAGCCCCCGGCTCAAGCTGCTCTGCTCGGTCTACGATACCAACGATCATGCCGCCCTGCTCGATATGGTGGCTGAGGTGCTGGAGCACATGGGTGATGAGGCGGCGGCCGAGAAGATGGTTGGCCGAGACGCCGCGGTCAGATTGCGCGACGGCGGCCACTTCGAGCATTGGCGCAGGGAAGCAAGATCATTCGAGGAGAACAGGCAGGCCGTCCGGCGCAACATGCAGCGGCTCTGAGAAGAAAAACCTGCTGATAACATATTGTGTTCATGAGGTAATTACGCCTAATGGCGCATTGCTGTCATTATTGCTTTGCATCAATTTACGACTGTTAACTCGCATCGCCGCCGGAAGTGGGTCAGCTTATTCTCGTCGAAGAGGCGCGGAGAAGCCCACACGGAGGCGATCATGCCCACAGCTGAGAATGAACGCAGCATTGCACTGACAGCGGATGCCACACGGCGGGACGTTCTTCTGACAGGCGGCGCGGCCATTGCGGCCCTCGCCCTGCCGAAAACCATGCTTGCCGCAACCAGTTCAACATCATCAGAAAATCGGAGCCAGACCATGCCTTTCATCAAGACCAAGGACGGAACTGAAATCTTCTACAAGGATTGGGGTTCGAAGGATGCCCAGCCGATCGTCTTCCATCACGGCTGGCCGCTCAGCTCCGACGATTGGGACGCACAGATGATGTTTTTCCTCGAAAAGGGTTTTCGCGTCATCGCCCATGACCGCCGTGGCCACGGTCGCTCCACCCAGACATGGGAAGGCAACGAGATGGACACCTATGCGGCTGACGTTGCCGCACTGACCGATCACCTCGATCTCAAGAATGCCGTCCATATCGGCCACTCGACCGGCGGCGGCGAAGTCGTCCACTATGTCGCCCGCGCCAAGGAAGGTCGTGTCGCCAAGGCCGTGATCATCGGCGCCGTGCCGCCCATCATGGTCAAGTCGGACAAGAACCCCGGCGGCCTGCCGCTCGAAGTCTTCGACGGCTTCCGCGCAGCCCTCGTTGCCAACCGCGCCCAGTTCTACCTCGATATACCCACCGGCCCCTTCTACGGCTTCAACCGTCCGGGCGCCAAGGTCAGCCAGGGCGTGATCGAAAACTGGTGGCGCCAGGGCATGATGGGCGGCGCCAAGGCCCATTACGATTGCATCAAGGCCTTCTCCGAAACCGACTTCACCGAAGACCTTCAGAAGATCACCGTGCCCGTTTTCGTCATGCACGGCGATGACGACCAGATTGTCCCCTATGCCGATTCCGCGCCGCTCTCCGCCAAGCTGCTCAAGAACGGCACGCTGAAGACCTATCCGGGCTTCCCGCACGGCATGTGCACCACGCACCCGGAAGTCATCAACCCGGACCTGCTGGCCTTCATCAAGGGCTGAGTTCTCTCGAAGAGTTGCCGGCGCGCCCTTGTGGCGCGCCTTTTTCTTCCTGATCTGCGGTTGTCGCCGTCGTCAGGGAATGGTTGTCCGGTATGGTGACCCGGCATCAGCCGTAAAGAACTGAAAATCAATGTAAATAATTGATAATATTGAATTTTATAGGCGAAGTCCTATCGTTGTGCTGTTATTGTCTCCTCATGGTGATACCGACGAGGAGACGAGCAGATGAACAATCCGGATAATCTCGGCCTGTCGGCCACGCGCCGTCAGCTTCTGGCCGGCGCCCTCTCGGGCGCGGCGGCCCTTGTCCTGCCGCGCGGCACCTATGCGGCGGCGTCCTATCGCTTTACGCACGGCGCCTTCGATATCACTGTCGTCAGCGACGGCTTCATCACCCTGCCCGCCGAAGTCCTGCTTCCCGACGCGACGCCGGAAGAGCGCCGGCCGATATTGGCGCAGCTCGGCGGCGACGCGGCGGGTGCGCCAGTCCAGGCCAATATTCCGCTCATCCGCCATGGCAGCGACTTGATCCTCATCGATAACGGCTCCGGCACGCATTTCCAGGCAAGCGCCGGCAAGCTCGCCGCCAACCTGAAGGCAGCAGGCATCGAGCCGGAAGCCATCACCAAGGTGATCTTCACTCACGCCCATCCGGATCATTCCGGCGCAACGACCCTGGCCGGTGGCAAGCTGCTCTATCCGAATGCCCAGTATTTCGTCAGCGAAACAGAATGGAACTTCTGGACCGACAAGGACTACGAGACCCATATGCCCGCCGTCCTGCACGATTTCGCCCGCGGTGCGCAGCGTGATCTCTTTGCGGTGAAGGACCGGCTCACCCTCGTCAAGCCGGGTCAGGAAATCCTGCCTGGAATGCAGGTGATCGAAACATCGGGCCACACGCCAGGCCATATCTCGCTGGAACTGGCCGGCGACGGCAATCTCCTCATCACCGGTGACGCCTGCACCAATGACGTGATCTTCTTCGAGCACCCCGCCTGGCATTTCGGCTTCGACACAGATCCCGAAACCGCCCTGAAAAACCGCCGGATGCTTCTTGACCGCGCTGCTTCGGAAAAGATCAAGCTGCTCGGCTATCACTGGTCCTATCCGGGCGTCGGTCATGCCGAACGCAAGGACAGCGCCTACCGCTTCGTGAAGGCCTAAAGCAATTCCAGCAAAGGCGTGTAGCGGTTTTGCGTAGGGAATTGCGTGAATCAAAAAGCTCTACGGCCGTCCCGCAGCATATTGCGGAACGCCATCTGGAATCTCGTAGAAATCGCCCTTACCGGCACAGAAGATATGATAGCCGAAGCTGAGCCCGTTCTGTTCGTCGAAAGCGCCGGCCAGGATGGAAATAGCCGGCCCGCCCAGCCTTTGCCAGAACAGTGCCGAACCGCATTGCGAGCAGAAACCGCGCCGGGCCTCATCGCTTGACTGATACCAGCGCAGGTTTTCCTCGCCTGTTATCGTGACGGCCGAAACCGGCACGTCGGCCGAGGCATAATAGAGCCCTGTCTGTCGCCGGCACTGCGAGCAATGGCAGCCGACCAGGACATCGGGCCTCTCCCGCGCTTCGAACCGCACTGCGCCGCACAGGCACCCGCCCGCATGATGTTCGTTCATGTCCGTTCCCCCTGAAATAGTCCGGAGAGTGACGTCGGCA
This genomic window contains:
- a CDS encoding transporter; its protein translation is MDGDIPIRILIVLAMDGDRSEVRISCLAPAYYLFRDAHAEVVLATPSGGFPDLTSELRQTTHPEPSTRRFLADRAARDDLADTLHLGQIVTEDFDAAFCIGLSGPLWLADGVAATIRTFLTSGKPVAIVPGRHLDITPEGASAGLLILGDSESSPLLSAHALLKVALERRNARAPAD
- a CDS encoding DUF1003 domain-containing protein — encoded protein: MYNLPNFVHLHFGKSAEELGDIEKRVLAKAHERKIISTDINAAIAAESSVGQRLADGIARVGGSWSFILAFLAFLLIWTVINTVILMTRAFDPYPFVFLNLILSMLAAIQAPIIMMSQNRQAERDRFEAAKDYEVNLKAELEVLSLHQKIDMRVLTELTALREDVSRLNAILGERGQA
- a CDS encoding helix-turn-helix domain-containing protein, which translates into the protein MKPPVPTQASATSRNVREIVPDVTALKALAHPVRLRMLGMLRIDGPATATQLAARLGLNSGATSYHLRQLAQYGFIEDAPATSRRDRWWKASHEITSVRPAESEGEAFDMDVAFAQAILSQQVGQMQKAAEEYAELPLEWRKASTASDIVIRLTAEKAEALTTRLNEFLMEAMREAPALGEPLPADTVPFTVMLHAFPYPGRLPYGEEESEP
- a CDS encoding helix-turn-helix transcriptional regulator; amino-acid sequence: MEEEFHFGAFSIVPARRSLMRDGSAVPLGSRAIDILLFLLHHPGELKTNAEIVRQVWPETFVDEANLRVHVSALRKALGDVRREPQFIANVPGRGYTFIAPVNRRSNGAEPAAASPIPQKSRPERLPGRIFGREQTIAAVAGQLAKSRLVTIAGPGGIGKSTVARALIARGGFEGEIVWIDLSEVATGNLVPTVLASALGILSRSDDIVREIAVHLQPRNLLLVLDSCEHVVADIAELAEDLLAEAPDLHILATSREPLRADGERVHRLLPLDLPASGVTAEAALVSPAVQLFVERADACLGGYELTDEDATDVVDICTRLDGIALAIELAAGRLEAMGIAALSRSLSDCFRVLTRGRRTALPRHQTLRATLDWSYLILSPQEQQALRELSVFRGRFSGRAAGAVLSGSEPEDLLAALVAKSLVVVENATDETLYRLLDTTRLYAGEKLGASGELPGAMARFSTHLSVALESAEQDLYAALPEEWPDDFAQQVPGLRAAVDWAFGPSGDALLGVRLTVAALPLFFRLSLLDECLAALTHAIAFLDARHGLDERSRMKLYAALGWPQLRATHAPELGVAAWTTARRIAEELGDIDHQLRAIWALWVDMLNRAEPRQGLELAARFAALAPSSSDPSDIIIGRRMRAATLHWLGRHAEARDELLAMLADYEHVPQARHSVRFQFDQRVTARIILARCLWMSGDEKAALDEVEETMRYAREIGHNHSISNLLAEAVCPLALHSGNDEEAANAIRLLRDHTKALSLDVWHTYADGFEAELHLHAGEYRLCLAKLRPAMDILDRAGFNLFRTYFQSIEAQALSGLGQHIEAGSVIDAALVHCDVSGERWCLPELLRVKALVTAKGQGPDALDAASAILEVARTAARQDRAAGWERRINLDLEALGHEPAQLSGAAG
- a CDS encoding MFS transporter, whose amino-acid sequence is MSRSPFVALAVAEMLSLSGTRLSGIAIPWLVLSTTGSAMLTGIVAMMEMLPYVVAKALGGPMIDRVGPKRVAIICDSASVITVGLVPLLHLLDLLTMPILLPTVFVMGVLRGPSDAAKQSMVPDIAGLAAVPLERVTGVIGVIDRLASTVGAAGAGGLIALVGPSQALVVNAVTFAASALIVAIGIPAIRHAVKSAASGIKAYGRELAEGWHFMRRDAVLVAIVLMVATTNLLDQAYYVVLVPVWTQGAGHGPALLGTLFAVFSCASMIGAAIAAMISERLPRLAVYTVAFLLTGFPRFLVFAMDSPLALIFAILAIGGFASGFLNPILTAVLFERIPKPLMGRVTSLNAALCWALIPFGGLVGGALIDGFGLSAALFLTGLAYLVTTLAPLAHRSFRGFDKRRAGDVAIS
- a CDS encoding aminoglycoside phosphotransferase family protein, whose amino-acid sequence is MPISEEIPLAGGNVNAGVVRVGNTVRRAIGPNSGNVHKLLEQLERRGYGHAPRFLGIDASGREILSYMAGSATMPDTLWTNDAALVEAVGMLRQFHDATKDLDFVPDGNWAYTYPVADRNDVICHNDFAPYNMIFRDGLPIAIIDFDLAGPGPHLRDLAYLAYWFAPLSFSSEDLAEHAARELASGSPRLKLLCSVYDTNDHAALLDMVAEVLEHMGDEAAAEKMVGRDAAVRLRDGGHFEHWRREARSFEENRQAVRRNMQRL
- a CDS encoding NAD+ synthase; this encodes MTQENALSHTFDIAIAQLNPTVGDVAGNLAKVREARADAARQGAHILMMTELFISGYPPEDLVLKPAFIHACWKAVESLAADTADGGPGIVIGFPRQDETGRYNSIAVLDGGKVIAVRDKIDLPNYGEFDEKRVFDQGAMPGPVNFRGVRIGIPICEDIWGDLGVCETLAESGAEILLVPNGSPYYRGKVDIRHQVVLKQVIETGLPMVYAAQLGGQDELVFDGASFAFNADKSLAFQLSQFETALAVTTWKRTENGWHCSQGPMARIPESEEADYRACLLGFRDYVNKNGFKNVVLGLSGGIDSAICAAIAVDALGEERVRTVMLPYRYTSEDSFKDAADCAKALGCRYDIVPIEEPVAGFSSALSNLFEGTDSGITEENLQSRARGVILMAISNKFGSMVVTTGNKSEMSVGYATLYGDMNGGFNPIKDLYKMQVYALARWRNENVPPDALGPSGVVIPQNIIDKAPSAELRPDQKDQDSLPPYPALDDILECLVEREMAVEEIVARGHDVETVHRIEHLLYLAEYKRRQSAPGVKITKKNFGRDRRYPITNRFRDR